Below is a window of Candidatus Nanosynbacter sp. HMT-352 DNA.
ATTAGTTGTTTTTTGTAGTGGATGTTTGTTTTTTGTTGGTGATTTTCCATCAACTTTCGTTCCACTGACTCCACTATACTACCCACAGCTACCCACTTGCAAGCCCTTTTTATGACTTTTTACCCATTTTTGCGTCAAATAAAAACTTTTCCACATTTTTGTGGAAAAGCCTAGTGTTAAGTTGATGTAAGTCTACGCTATTAATATCTCTCAGCAAATTCCCTACTTGCCTGCCTCAAAACCTCATCAATTGCCAGCGCGTCAGGAGAAACTTCCAGCGCTCTACGGTTAATTCCGTATAGATACAAATTGTCCAAATCTCGCACGCGACTCAAAGCCACATAACCCATACCTTCAACAAACGCCTTTCTCAGGTCAATCTTAGCCGCATCCAGCGTCATTCCCTGACTTTTGTGAACTGTTATAGCCCACGCCAAACGCAGCGGAACCTGAGAAATACTCGCTCGTTTGCGCTCTCCGTCCCGCAATTCCCAAACATCCGGTACCATCGTCACCCGACGACCATCTCGAAACTCGACAACCGGATATTCCGTCAACGGCTCGAAATCAACCACCGTGCCGATGCTTCCATTGGCATATAATTTTTGCGGCGAATTTTTAACCGCCATCACCAACGCGCCCAGCTTAATTACCAAATTTTCTGGCGCCAAAACTGACCTTTGTAGATTTTCCACATAAATCTTCGAGCCCGTCGTCGTTTGCTGATACGATCGCTCTTCTCCTGGCAATTCCGCCAATTTTTGAATATTGATATCATCAACATCAACGTTTACGGTGTGTAGTTCCGTAATATCATCATCTGGCGGCTCAATTTCCGTACGCGCCAGCAGCACCTCGACATGACGTCGCCTAACATCGCCAGTTCTTAAAGCAGTCAGAATCTCCAAAAGCCGCTCATCATTCTGACGATATTGTCGCTCCAAATACAAAACCGCCGGCTGAAGTTCTTGCCAAGCATCAGAATAAACCACAAATCCGCCGCCCTGCTCATTTGGACGATTAACTGGCGGCAATTGGAAAAAGTCGCCGCTCATCACCAACTGAATGCCACCAAACGGCCGATCATTTTCCCTGACGGTTCGTAAAACTTTATCAATCATATCCAGCCGAAAATCGTGAAGCATTGAAATCTCGTCAATAATCAGCACGTCAGTTTTGGAAATCACATCACGCCGCGTTTTTGACAATCGTTCAAAAAAATTGTTCGGTAAATGATCATTTACACCAATGCCACTCCAGCTGTGAATCGTATTGCCCCCAAGGTGCGTTGCCGCCAGACCAGTTGTCGCTGTTACCGACACCTTTTTACCCCGTTTTCGCGCCTGCGCAATAAAAGTATTCAACAGGTAAGTTTTGCCCGTTCCAGCCGCACCAGTCAGCAACGCCGACCGACCGCTCAGCAGAATAGCCAGCGCTAATTCTTGATCCATTTTAGCCCCGCGGCGGCTCGCCTTCTGGCTCACCGAGCAGCTTCTTCGACTTAATTTCGTAACGCTTGCCCGTGATTTTACTCTCGATATAATCCTCGTTAATGAGATTTACGAACATATCCAAATCATTGCCGTCCATGATAATAATCGCGCCATTATCATCGCTCATCAATTCCAATTGCATCTCATCAGCATAATCCAGAACATCTTCCTGCTTAACCGCGCCGATTTCCAATTTCTGCAATTTATTAATCGTCTTTTTGCGCTCCTTCACCAACGCGTTAAGATCCATTCCCTCTGGAAAACTCAGCTTATATTCCTTCTCAATTTCAGCTACTTTTTTATCAGCAATCACCTGCTTTTTATATTCATAGCCAAACATTCGCTCAAATTTTCCAGGATTAAACGCAAAAATATCTTTACCGACAATCAAAACTTGATTATCATCTGGAACCTTAAAACCAACTTCCGCATTAAACGAACCAAATTTGCCGTCAGAAAATTCCCAAGCCAACGCGCTCTTCAGCGTCTGACCTTGCTGAATCAACTTAACTGTGTAGAATGTCGCGTCAGGGTTATTTGGATCGGTAAATCGTGCCACAATTCCCTTCATGCGCTTGAATTCGTGCTCAGTTTCCGAAAACTCCACAATGTCGTGACGTTCATGCTCAATCAAATGAATCAGTGTTTCAGCTCGCCCAACCTTTTCCAGATCAGTCCTCAATAAAACATTATCTTCCGATTCGCTCAATTCATAATCACGAACGCTCAATCCAGTACCCGCACCCAAATTGACCTGATTGATATAATCAAACAAGAACAACGGTCTGAGCTGCTGCTCAACATCGCCTTTTATCGGCATAAAATATGGCGTGTAATTTTTGCTAAATAAGAACAGCTCTATCTGTAAATCATTCTTTTTTGCGTCATTTTGATTTGCCCACAAAAAAATATCAGTCGTTTCCCTCACTTCTTCCATTTTTCTAGTATAGCAATTTTTATCAGATGTCGCTAGCTGTTATTTTGTCAATCTTTCGCCTTCACGCGCCCGATTAGCCCATTCGTCAGCCAATTCGTTTCCTTCGTCGCCCTCATGACCGCGCACCCAACGTAAATCCGCCTGAGAATTTGAATATAGTTCGTACAATTCACGCACAATATCCAGATTTTTAATCTCGCCGCTCTTCTTCGTCCAGCCACGCTTTTCCCAGCCCGGCGCCCACTTGGTAACCACGTTAATCCAAAACTCACTATCAGAATAAATCACGCACGGCGCGCCATTAGCATCTTTCAATGCCGCAATTAAAGCCTTACCCTCCATGCGAATATTAGTAGTATCGCCATCTTCTGACCCCAAAATATAAGGCTGAAGATCACGAATAACCGCAAACCCACCTGGACCGGGATTCGGCGAAGCAGAGCCGTCAGTATAGTAAGTCGTCATTAGTATGATTATATCACGCACAAGTTGTTAATTGTCAGCCCGTAGATCAATCAGTCTCTCAATAAACTTATCTTCACTAGACAGAGACTTCGGATTAAGTCCAAGATTACCAGTGTTTTTGCTATCTTTCATGTCATAACGTCGCTTGTGTAGCGCGCCTAAGACCTCTTTCGCAAGACTGACTATTTTCATTCTCTCGACACGTTGACGAGTCGTCTCTTTCTCTAGGTTGTCTTCGCTAAAACCCAGAGACTGTAGATATTTATAGATAAGATGAGATATTTCTTCTATACGCGCACGATGCCGTTCGTCTTTTGTAAGAAACTGTATTTCAACTGGAATCTCAATACCATCAATATCCACAATAAATGTTACTTTAGATACTTCATAGATAGGATATCCTCGTTTTTCACACTTTTCATCGGTATCAATTTTTACCAAATACTCATCCGAACCAACACCCAGCTCGCGAAGATTCTGCTCCACGGCATTAACATATTCTTCAGTTCCCTGGATATATACAGGTCTGTTTTTATTCCGAGCACATACTGGTCTAAACTCCTTCAACCTATCAGCAATAAAATGCGCAAAATCACGAGTTGTCGTTTCACGATCTCTAGATATCACCATCATACCAACAATATCCATAATTCCGTCACCGCCCTTAAGTTTATCCGCAAGCGATCCTACAGTTTTAATACGCCAGTTTCCAGCAACCATATTGCCATATTTGGTGTCAGCCGCAAATTCCCCCATGTGAGTAGAATATTCGCTAGAATCCTCATCTTTACGAATAGCGTAATTGATAGTACCGTCATTCACACCAAATATCTTGTCTGCAATTTCGTCCATGCCGACCTGTAGAACCCTGTCTTGTGTCTCTTTAGCACTTTCAACAAGGTCTTCCTTACCTTGACCAATTAGTCGTCTTACTTTAGCCACACTACGTAGTTCTGCGGCAAAAGCCTCATATCCCATCGCCTCAAGAATTGGAGCGTAGAATGACTCAGCTTCCAACACATCCTGTAAAACTGCAGATTCCCTCTTTGACGACGGATGCTGCAAATTATCCATTATCTCGGCGCCTTTTATTATAAACGCCTCAATATTAATTTTATCCATCTCTATTCTCATATGGTCGAGATCTAATAATGGCTGAGCAACCCTCCATTGCTCCGGAGAGACTTTACCTGTGTGTCTCTCAGCAACCAGGGAGTATGTTTCTCGATAATCATCGTTAGACTCTTCTTCGGCAATCTTAGCCATCAACTTACGATGATGCGCCGCGCTTTGCTCAATTTCAGCCATATCAGCCAGTAAATACGCAGAATATTTCAACTGATCATGGCTAATATTTTCATCATCCATAAACTCATAAAGTGCATCTGCGGCATTCCTAGCCCACACATCGTTATATTTCGTGCTCTTTTTATTAAACATCCTATCAGCAACATCATGAATCAACGACAACGAAGCTGCCTCTGGTGGTAAATCGTCACCCGTATATGCTTTTACGATTTTATACACTCGGTGGGCATGATCCTTAAAATCTTCGCGCTCACCTTCAGTACAACTAATATAGCTATCTAAAACCTTACGGCATGACTCATGAAAAACCTCTTCTGTGGGTATAATC
It encodes the following:
- a CDS encoding ATP-dependent DNA helicase, translating into MDQELALAILLSGRSALLTGAAGTGKTYLLNTFIAQARKRGKKVSVTATTGLAATHLGGNTIHSWSGIGVNDHLPNNFFERLSKTRRDVISKTDVLIIDEISMLHDFRLDMIDKVLRTVRENDRPFGGIQLVMSGDFFQLPPVNRPNEQGGGFVVYSDAWQELQPAVLYLERQYRQNDERLLEILTALRTGDVRRRHVEVLLARTEIEPPDDDITELHTVNVDVDDINIQKLAELPGEERSYQQTTTGSKIYVENLQRSVLAPENLVIKLGALVMAVKNSPQKLYANGSIGTVVDFEPLTEYPVVEFRDGRRVTMVPDVWELRDGERKRASISQVPLRLAWAITVHKSQGMTLDAAKIDLRKAFVEGMGYVALSRVRDLDNLYLYGINRRALEVSPDALAIDEVLRQASREFAERY
- a CDS encoding Kiwa anti-phage protein KwaB-like domain-containing protein, with amino-acid sequence MEEVRETTDIFLWANQNDAKKNDLQIELFLFSKNYTPYFMPIKGDVEQQLRPLFLFDYINQVNLGAGTGLSVRDYELSESEDNVLLRTDLEKVGRAETLIHLIEHERHDIVEFSETEHEFKRMKGIVARFTDPNNPDATFYTVKLIQQGQTLKSALAWEFSDGKFGSFNAEVGFKVPDDNQVLIVGKDIFAFNPGKFERMFGYEYKKQVIADKKVAEIEKEYKLSFPEGMDLNALVKERKKTINKLQKLEIGAVKQEDVLDYADEMQLELMSDDNGAIIIMDGNDLDMFVNLINEDYIESKITGKRYEIKSKKLLGEPEGEPPRG
- a CDS encoding ribonuclease H family protein yields the protein MTTYYTDGSASPNPGPGGFAVIRDLQPYILGSEDGDTTNIRMEGKALIAALKDANGAPCVIYSDSEFWINVVTKWAPGWEKRGWTKKSGEIKNLDIVRELYELYSNSQADLRWVRGHEGDEGNELADEWANRAREGERLTK